Below is a window of Rhodamnia argentea isolate NSW1041297 chromosome 11, ASM2092103v1, whole genome shotgun sequence DNA.
CAGGCCTTGCCTATCCTTGGAGAAGGGGGATGGCGCTGCAGGGCCGCCGCCGGGTTTTTCATAGAGATGTTCAGCAAGATGAGCTCCAGTATTCAAGCGCTCATTGCCTGTCATCGTACTACAGCGTCTTCGCGGCTCGCTTGGCCATCATGGTCAGTAAAATTTTCTTACTACAGGGTCTGTTCAATGGTGTGATGAATGGTGATCATGTCCTTTGACAAAAAAGTGACTGATTTTCGATGAAATGAGCAGCTGTGTAGTATGATATTAGTCATTGTCCGTGTGATGTGTGTTGCCAATAGCAAGTAAATGTAAAATCTGAATGAGCATGGCCATTAGGTTGGTAAAATCAACGAGGATAACAAATAGTTGAAGAATTTGTCCAATTCTCAGCTGCCTGAACTCTTTAAGTCCTCCTTGCTGCCTTGATTCTGGATATGCGCCAAGAAAAAAGTTCTTCCAAAGCACATTTTCTGGATTGTGGCACCGGTATGCCGAATTCATAAATCGCATGCCGCTTGTATTGTATCGACTAGCTGATCATGCGAACTAATTTAGGCCATACACTCTGGAAAATGATGACTGCATTAAGATTTTTGACAGTTTGATGTGAATGATCAGATAGTTCTATTATTTACTTCCGGGGAACTAAAAAATTGTCTGAGATCTCCAAGTGTTTTGCTTTTTGTGAGCTTGATGTTAAGGATTTAACGGTGAAATCTTAGTTGACAATAGTAATTCCTCTGTTCTCAAACCATTTCTGAGATTCTAGAGGTGCTACTGATAcgtattctttctttttgtcttgacCAACAGTGAGTTTTAGTCCTATTAGACAGTCTCATGAATGTGAAcagaaagaaaatgcaagtgCTCAGCTATCGATTATTGCGGATTGTGGTGTTTTCGCAGGTTATGCTGGCCATTCTAATTGGGTTGCTCACAATACTAACGTGGCATATCACCAGAAGCTATACCACAAAGTCTCTGAACAGCTTAGCGTATGGACTGCGTCATGAGCTCTTACAGCGTCCCCTATTACGGATGTGGAACATCCTGAATTCCACCGTCGAGATCACAACCGCTCAGGTTAAGCTCTCGGAATATGTGATCCGGCGGTACAACAAACCTGCCACTCAGGCTGAACAAGTCCAGGTTTGTCTTTGACAACCTTTGGTTGTTATCAGAAGCCATCCAACAAACTTCTGGTTTTCTTAGGCATATAATACCCTTGTCAGTAACTAGTCCATTTCTTTGGCAGCTGTATGAGGCAATGAGAGATGTCACGTGGGCGCTGTTTGTGAGCCGTAAAGCGCTCAACGCAATAACAATCAATTACCGGAACGGCTTTGTCCAGGCTTTCCATAGAGATCACAGGAGCAACAACACGTTCTACATATACTCCGATCTGATGAACTATTCAATCAGCAGCAGCGGGTCTTCCAGCCTCGATACGCTTCCGTCACTCCAGGGATGGAACGACCAAATGATCCACGGCAACATGTCAGCAACTTGGTACCGTGTACCTCTCGACCCCATCACAGGCGAGAAGATAGGCAAAGCAAGGACAATACTGCCTGATGATCTCATCAACATTGCTGGGCTTTCTCAAGTCCCTGATGGGGTAGCATCTTGGCACGTGGCCGTGAGCAAATACTCAGACTCGCCGCTGCTTTCGGCAGCATTGCCCGTGTGGGATCCTTCCAATGAGAGTATAGTGGCAGTCGTGGGCGTGACCACAGCGCTTTATAGCGTCGGCCAGCTAATGAAGGAGCTTGTTGAGTTTCATAGTGGGCACATTTATTTGACATCTCAAGAAGGTTACTTGCTTGCCACCTCTAGCAACACTCCTCTCTTGATCAATTCGACGAACGGGCCAAAGCTTATGATGGCCATCCATTCTCAGGATCAAGTCATACAGTTGGGAGCCGAGTGGCTGCAGAGGACCTACGGAAACAATTTTCCTGCAGGTCATGAAGTTCATGTAGAGAATGCCAAACTCGACCGACAGCACTATTACATTGATTCCTTCTTTCTGAATTTGAAAAGACTCCCTATGGTAAGCTTAAAGATAAATGTACGTGCATAATACACTGTACACTTGACAAATATAAGGTCATTGGTGACCAAATTGATGGGAATTTCTCCATATTGTGCTCTCCTTTCCCACAAAATTTGTCCAAATGCACACCTATCACTTTAAGCATTTCACTAGAGAATGAACTGAGCAACAATTTTTGCAGGTGGGAGTGATCATCATACCGAGAAAATATATACTTGGGAAGGTGGATGAAAGAGCCTTCAAAACATTGGTCATACTCATATCTGCTTCGCTATGTACCTTGGTGATCGGATGCCTGTGCATTTTTATACTGACAAATGGAGTATCAAAGGAAATGAAACTGAGAGCAGAACTGATAAGCCACCTTGATGCAAGGAGGCGAGCCGAGGCATCAAGCAACTACAAAAGTCAATTTCTAGCAAATATGAGGTGACCCTCCATCTTAATCTTCAGAAAGTTTTTCTTTCATCAATTTGGGCATCAATGGTGATGGGAAAAGGGAGAATATATGAAACTTAAAAGACACTTGGCTGTTTCATTATTTGGATAAAAGCGGGCGCTGTGGAAATGGATTTCTTAACTTCTATTGACTGCTGGCAATAATAGGAATGATATCTAGGACTATTAAGGTCATGAGCACATACTTAAGTCTACCTTCTGATACATATATATCTTTTGTTACAGCCACGAATTGCGGACGCCTATGGCTGCAGTAATCGGATTGCTGGACATTCTTGTTTGTGATGATTGCCTAACAAATGAACAATACTCAACGGTCACCCAAATTCGAAAATGCTCAACCGCTCTGCTTAGGCTGCTGAACAATATTTTGGATCTTAGCAAGGTCAGATACATAGAAGAGCTAAATCTTGCCTTTTGCAAGTATCTGCAGCAATACAAATATACGTGCACTTATACAAATATGTAGCACACATTTGTGCAGGAATGAGCGAGCGTTTGCAAATGTTGATGATAGTATAAGTTGCGGATGAAACACACACATTGTACTTTTTCACTCTAATTGTCTTCTCTATGTTATCAGGTGGAGTCTGGAAAACTAGTGCTGGAGGAGGCAGAGTTCAATTTAGCACGAGAACTTGAAGGACTTGTCGATATGTTCTCAGTGCAATGTATCAATCACAACGTGGAGACTATCTTAGATCTTGCTGGTATGACCTTTAAGCAGGAACTCTACTATCAGCAACTAGTATGCTGAAAAATCCTCACGCAGCAGGcctcatcaattttcttttcctcgcaGACGATATGCCAAAGTTAGTTCGAGGGGACTCTGCCAGGGTTGTCCAAATATTCGCCAATCTTATCAgcaattctctcaaatttacTGCATGTGAGTATTGCTAGTCTCACAAGGCCTGATTGCATGCTGGAATTAAACAACAACATAAAGAAACAGCAAGTGGTAATCTATAATCAGGATTTCAGGGGACCAGAATCTGAGACTAGTTCAGAACAATATACATGAGTTTGCAAAACACCATAAAGAACACCTAAACTTTCTGTATCAAGAGTAATTTACCATCTGCGGTGATTGCCAGCGGGTCATATTGTCATTCGAGGATGGTGCGGAAACTCAAGGACCTTAAGTGACTATGTAAGGCTTCCTCTTGAGCATAAAATATCCATTTCTTCCCTTAAGACAAAGTTGAAGCAACATGGTAGTCACGCAAGAAGGGCATCCAAGAATGACCACAAAGTGACTCTCTGGTTCGAAGTTGACGACACTGGCTGTGGTAAGGTCTCTTAAGTTTCTCCATACCATACTGCATCGGCgtagtttttttctttcatttttttggctcGGGATATCCATTGAGCATTTTCTCTTCTTGTAGGAATCGATCCAAGCAAATGGGAATCTGTTTTTGAAAGCTTTGAGCAGGCTGATCCATCAACAACTAGATTGTGAGCTCTTCAAATCATCTAAAATATAGATCTTTTGCAAAATCTTACTCTTCTTCTTTGCATATGTTCAGACATGGCGGCACTGGTCTTGGCCTATGCATCGTACGAACCTTGGTgagttgatttctcataaaatcTCGGTCATGTGCAGCAAAAAGATGGCGAGGTGGAAAAAAAGAATGCTTACATTTACAAGAAAGAtcacaagaagaaaaaccaaagacAAAAATCAGGATAAAGGACACTTACTCAACCAACTACACCATAACAGATTCGGATTTTTAAATGAGCGTTTGTTTAGAATCTCACCTTACAAGCACGTGATTATAGGTCAACAAGATGGgtggagaaatcaaaatcatcaagAAGAATGGCCCGGGAACTCTCATGAGACTGTACTTACTTCTCAATGCGCCTGTTGATGGCACAGAACATAACTGTTCAGTGGATTATGCCAAGGACAGCATAACAGTACGTACcgttttttccaaaattctcCACTAGAGCAACagcaattgatttttcaatccTTACATGTACACTATAACTATTACAAAGGCTCAGGTGcttcaaaaaaagaattaagatTGGCGATCACAAAACGGTTCAACTTTGACATAGATCAAAGGCGAGAACAAATCCACAGCAGACAACTTTCATTAATAGCATTGGTCCATAATTTGAATGCAGGTGCTACTTGCACTTCATGGAAGCACTGGCAGATTTATAACGTCCAGGTGGTTGCGCAGAAATGGAGTTTTCACCCTGGAAGCATCTGGATGGAATGAATTGACCCAGATTCTTCAGGAACTCTTCCAAGGCAGAAATCCAGGTGATCCATATAGGATCATCGATGTGGAACATGCACATGAACTGCCGAGATCAGAAGTGACAAATTTCGAAGAGATTCGAAACGAAGTCCTTATCATTGTCGTGGACATAGGACTTCTTGACCTAAACACAGATATATGGAAGGAACAGCTCAATTGCCTAGATAAGTACCACGTGAAGGCAAGGTTCGCGTGGATGCTAAACCATGACACCTCCAACGCCATTAAGGTGGAGCTCCGAAGGA
It encodes the following:
- the LOC115736259 gene encoding histidine kinase 1, yielding MTQEAVYSQHHTHTHTHAYTEQKAFSFSGNAHLIRLRSERVIMAESFGAATPTTICSDCSSPPVTPMGTPLRKVFERISGLAYPWRRGMALQGRRRVFHRDVQQDELQYSSAHCLSSYYSVFAARLAIMVMLAILIGLLTILTWHITRSYTTKSLNSLAYGLRHELLQRPLLRMWNILNSTVEITTAQVKLSEYVIRRYNKPATQAEQVQLYEAMRDVTWALFVSRKALNAITINYRNGFVQAFHRDHRSNNTFYIYSDLMNYSISSSGSSSLDTLPSLQGWNDQMIHGNMSATWYRVPLDPITGEKIGKARTILPDDLINIAGLSQVPDGVASWHVAVSKYSDSPLLSAALPVWDPSNESIVAVVGVTTALYSVGQLMKELVEFHSGHIYLTSQEGYLLATSSNTPLLINSTNGPKLMMAIHSQDQVIQLGAEWLQRTYGNNFPAGHEVHVENAKLDRQHYYIDSFFLNLKRLPMVGVIIIPRKYILGKVDERAFKTLVILISASLCTLVIGCLCIFILTNGVSKEMKLRAELISHLDARRRAEASSNYKSQFLANMSHELRTPMAAVIGLLDILVCDDCLTNEQYSTVTQIRKCSTALLRLLNNILDLSKVESGKLVLEEAEFNLARELEGLVDMFSVQCINHNVETILDLADDMPKLVRGDSARVVQIFANLISNSLKFTASGHIVIRGWCGNSRTLSDYVRLPLEHKISISSLKTKLKQHGSHARRASKNDHKVTLWFEVDDTGCGIDPSKWESVFESFEQADPSTTRLHGGTGLGLCIVRTLVNKMGGEIKIIKKNGPGTLMRLYLLLNAPVDGTEHNCSVDYAKDSITVLLALHGSTGRFITSRWLRRNGVFTLEASGWNELTQILQELFQGRNPGDPYRIIDVEHAHELPRSEVTNFEEIRNEVLIIVVDIGLLDLNTDIWKEQLNCLDKYHVKARFAWMLNHDTSNAIKVELRRKGHILMVNKPLYKAKMVQILDAAIKERNSELLKRSSHSSKSVNKEGELHECLEIDSEHYEGVSSDEMDTVETSHTGCINTFPGEQKQQEGIKAPPPLQHRTSNYHSFDLSSSHNNLGNEEEACQTSPPLDRPNNVEGRLKCKRSMFSSKEKEQGNSEAQEQLLVSKRPQAEGNLCSDKKMDQKRSLDGLRILLAEDTPVLQRVATIMLEKLGAKVIAVGDGLQAVNALNSRLEIDAEDFRKTLHLQDEDRIPQAGTRSWQPYDLILMDCQMPKMDGYEATKAIRRSEAGSSLHIPIVALTAHAMSSDEAKCLEVGMDAYLTKPIDYKLMVSTILSLTKEVN